A stretch of the Phycodurus eques isolate BA_2022a chromosome 15, UOR_Pequ_1.1, whole genome shotgun sequence genome encodes the following:
- the taf1c gene encoding uncharacterized protein taf1c isoform X2, with protein sequence MQNFYWDHCQDAFGCITEVLGKYFLFKYGLKKHQHRDAVHTWKITRVLDKLTLPICHKSPRSLQKYSALLSDAVQSVPPELLGSLLHEELTEQRDRQLFSEGATGGALNFIPFSQSGDSQHGCLLYPGNQGMDRLNFHRVELDHHRDKCFSMNSSESKPFSFQLKGPIRQISSASLFNICCVSVRSDHLCGVWKFSEREEPRLLQVVNTKEVFTCVSVSPHILGEVLVASESGTTNLWTVGKGIQKVWEDTTNLYFNAKSSWRWCEFSAHPRVMLYADRTGADLCDIRASPSSNQTLFRISSSAECQSGERLILCKYLADAHPFHHLVTTQYSAYIMDERFPCLPMLKMDHMMQSPPMFCHILPGVSSSCSGTRATKVLLGSQSSQEITQLQYSGGRAEVCVSLGPPQALLRPCDSLKHLPVQIPHRMDTATNRLSSASAGLTCIQRSAREGSNSCIYVLQLTEAGDIFYQTLVHEPQEDEASPEKTSKKQPQPTLENATEMGSKYEKSSVPYIPQGDSQLMVPDTSSDGDVLGPTQGVAPHKFVPETPEKKVQVNDVYSDTGSQDSETRGKGQNLKRLNLRVLVNDDTTQEHVLTADGEDENVTNNPASELEQPSRVQETPTNMTQDNLPIQQTPVKLSEDALTTWRRWLQKLMRKSHKKKLRPRVPNQVTVKTKGHLSLSSDKMRELSEDGHVTSMRRQLSVCMSKRSLLLRSDVSSEPLDVIPFPDQVDTGACTDDLSQRLSLSWGGEEKWQGWWEDRLGLNREQKIDALKRKRKRYKRAKSQSRGQQFELSESFTSSVSYHLDTDDFSNLSGWSSSASQGTLSDKGEEMLSRSEGTRASEAPRATSPTNVLKEGVLLTPVILSQSKAIQLDSTPSSQKRSKRPGKDYLDALFGSQEDPSQHNYFDAEQQSLGPVAHSSQSLPLSQSSLGRPRSQVSQPKKKKARMGF encoded by the exons ATGCAGAACTTCTACTGGGATCATTGCCAGGACGCCTTTGGGTGCATCACTGAAGTTTTGGGGaaatatttcctttttaaatatGGATTGAAAAAg CATCAACACAGAGATGCAGTGCATACATGGAAGATAACACGTGTCCTTGACAAGCTGACCTTACCAAT ATGTCACAAGTCCCCCAGATCACTGCAGAAGTACAGTGCTTTGCTGTCAGATGCCGTGCAAAGTGTGCCGCCAGAGCTCCTGGGCTCTCTGTTGCATGAGGAACTGACTGAGCAGAGAGACCGCCAGCTGTTCTCTGAAGGCGCTACCGGGGGCGCTCTGAACTTCATTCCCTTCTCACAAAGTGGAGACTCGCAACATGGCTGTCTTCTCTATCCAGGAAACCAGGGAATGGACCGCCTCA ACTTCCACAGAGTGGAGTTGGATCACCACCGAGACAAATGTTTCTCCATGAACTCCAGTGAAAGCAAGCCATTCAGCTTCCAACTGAAAGGCCCTATCCGACAGATCAGCTCAGCCTCGTTGTTCAACATTT GTTGTGTTTCTGTGAGGTCAGATCATTTGTGTGGCGTTTGGAAATTTAGCGAGAGAGAAGAACCACGTTTGCTGCAAGTTGTTAACACCAAAGAGGTTTTCACTTGTGTTAGTGTCAG TCCTCATATTTTAGGTGAAGTTTTGGTGGCAAGTGAAAGTGGAACAACAAACCTGTGGACTGTTGGGAAAGG GATCCAAAAGGTTTGGGAAGACACCACCAATCTTTACTTTAATGCTAAGTCATCATGGCGATGGTGTGAATTCTCTGCTCATCCTCGGGTGATGCTCTACGCTGACAGGACTGGTGCAGACCTCTGCGATATCAGG GCGAGTCCTTCCTCCAATCAAACACTGTTTCGCATCAGCAGCTCTGCAGAGTGTCAAAGTGGAGAGAGGCTCATCCTCTGCAAATATCTGGCAGATGCTCACCCTTTTCACCATCTCGTCACCACTCAG TACTCAGCCTACATAATGGACGAGCGATTCCCCTGCTTGCCAATGCTAAAGATGGATCACATGATGCAGTCCCCGCCGATGTTCTGTCATATCCTTCCTGGTGTATCCTCATCCTGTAGCGGCACTAGAGCCACTAAGGTCTTACTGGGTTCCCAGAGCTCTCAAGAAATCACACAGCTGCAGTACTCAG GTGGTAGAGCAGAGGTCTGTGTCAGTCTGGGTCCTCCTCAAGCACTGCTTCGGCCTTGTGATAGCCTCAAACACCTTCCTGTCCAGATCCCTCACCGCATGGACACAGCAACTAACAGGCTGTCCTCAGCATCTGCAG gTCTGACCTGTATCCAAAGGAGTGCAAGAGAGGGAAGTAATTCTTGCATCTATGTGCTACAGCTGACAGAGGCAGGCGATATTTTCTACCAGACCCTTGTACATGAACCACAGGAGGATGAAGCCTCACCtgaaaaaacatctaaaaagcAGCCACAACCAACACTGGAAAATGCCACAGAAATGGGGAGCAAATATGAAAAATCTTCTGTGCCTTACATTCCACAGGGAGATTCTCAGTTGATGGTACCTGACACATCCAGCGACGGGGATGTACTCGGGCCAACCCAGGGTGTAGCACCTCACAAATTTGTGCCTGAAACACCAGAGAAGAAAGTCCAAGTTAACGATGTGTACTCGGACACCGGTTCTCAGGATTCAGAGACACGAGGGAAAGGACAAAACCTGAAAAGGTTGAATCTACGGGTACTTGTCAATGACGATACAACCCAGGAACATGTGTTGACTGCAGATGGAGAGGATGAAAATGTGACTAACAATCCAGCCAGTGAGCTGGAGCAGCCAAGCAGGGTTCAGGAGACACCCACCAACATGACTCAGGATAATCTACCTATCCAGCAGACTCCAGTAAAGCTCAGTGAGGATGCTCTCACAACATGGAGACGCTGGCTACAAAAGCTGATGCGCAAGAGCCACAAAAAGAAGCTACGTCCACGTGTCCCGAACCAAGTCACAGTCAAAACCAAGGGCCACCTTAGCCTGTCCAGCgacaaaatgagagaattaTCTGAAGACGGGCATGTGACGAGCATGAGACGTCAATTAAGTGTGTGCATGTCCAAGCGTTCCCTGCTGCTGAGAAGTGATGTCTCCTCAGAGCCTCTGGACGTGATACCATTTCCAGACCAGGTGGACACGGGAGCGTGTACCGACGATCTAAGTCAACGTCTGAGCTTGTCCTGGGGTGGCGAGGAGAAGTGGCAAGGATGGTGGGAAGACCGGCTGGGGCTGAATAGGGAACAAAAGATTGATGCTCTCAAGAGGAAAAGGAAGAGGTATAAGCGAGCAAAGAGCCAATCCAGGGGTCAACAATTTGAGCTCTCTGAGAGCTTCACTTCCTCAGTCAGCTACCATTTAGACACGGATGATTTTTCCAACCTTTCCGGCTGGTCCTCTTCAGCAAGCCAGGGGACATTGTCAGATAAAGGGGAGGAGATGTTATCGCGATCTGAGGGCACAAGAGCGAGTGAGGCGCCAAGAGCCACGTCACCCACCAATGTGCTCAAAGAGGGGGTACTACTTACGCCAGTCATCCTTAGCCAGTCCAAGGCCATCCAACTGGACTCCACTCCATCCAGTCAGAAAAGGAGCAAACGCCCTGGCAAGGACTACCTTGACGCTCTGTTTGGATCACAG
- the taf1c gene encoding TATA box-binding protein-associated factor, RNA polymerase I, subunit C isoform X1, translating into MDYHFPQKLFPTFYNCGPPDVTRKHCAGNWGSYDQVKLQGGSGPPNNWTFTSSHQIRGEIWRHKEPAPIPFFKPSHSFIWSSTPPDPLHFTAHMQNFYWDHCQDAFGCITEVLGKYFLFKYGLKKHQHRDAVHTWKITRVLDKLTLPICHKSPRSLQKYSALLSDAVQSVPPELLGSLLHEELTEQRDRQLFSEGATGGALNFIPFSQSGDSQHGCLLYPGNQGMDRLNFHRVELDHHRDKCFSMNSSESKPFSFQLKGPIRQISSASLFNICCVSVRSDHLCGVWKFSEREEPRLLQVVNTKEVFTCVSVSPHILGEVLVASESGTTNLWTVGKGIQKVWEDTTNLYFNAKSSWRWCEFSAHPRVMLYADRTGADLCDIRASPSSNQTLFRISSSAECQSGERLILCKYLADAHPFHHLVTTQYSAYIMDERFPCLPMLKMDHMMQSPPMFCHILPGVSSSCSGTRATKVLLGSQSSQEITQLQYSGGRAEVCVSLGPPQALLRPCDSLKHLPVQIPHRMDTATNRLSSASAGLTCIQRSAREGSNSCIYVLQLTEAGDIFYQTLVHEPQEDEASPEKTSKKQPQPTLENATEMGSKYEKSSVPYIPQGDSQLMVPDTSSDGDVLGPTQGVAPHKFVPETPEKKVQVNDVYSDTGSQDSETRGKGQNLKRLNLRVLVNDDTTQEHVLTADGEDENVTNNPASELEQPSRVQETPTNMTQDNLPIQQTPVKLSEDALTTWRRWLQKLMRKSHKKKLRPRVPNQVTVKTKGHLSLSSDKMRELSEDGHVTSMRRQLSVCMSKRSLLLRSDVSSEPLDVIPFPDQVDTGACTDDLSQRLSLSWGGEEKWQGWWEDRLGLNREQKIDALKRKRKRYKRAKSQSRGQQFELSESFTSSVSYHLDTDDFSNLSGWSSSASQGTLSDKGEEMLSRSEGTRASEAPRATSPTNVLKEGVLLTPVILSQSKAIQLDSTPSSQKRSKRPGKDYLDALFGSQEDPSQHNYFDAEQQSLGPVAHSSQSLPLSQSSLGRPRSQVSQPKKKKARMGF; encoded by the exons ATGGATTACCACTTCCCACAGAAGCTTTTTCCTACATTCTACAACTGTGGACCACCAGACGTGACGCGGAAACACTGTGCTGGAAATTGGGGCAGCTACGATCAGGTCAAACTTCAG GGTGGATCTGGACCTCCCAACAACTGGACTTTTACATCCAGTCATCAGATTAGAGGGGAGATATGGCGTCATAAAGAACCAGCACCAATCCCCTTCTTCAAACCCAGCCact CTTTCATTTGGTCTTCAACTCCTCCTGATCCACTCCACTTCACAGCGCAT ATGCAGAACTTCTACTGGGATCATTGCCAGGACGCCTTTGGGTGCATCACTGAAGTTTTGGGGaaatatttcctttttaaatatGGATTGAAAAAg CATCAACACAGAGATGCAGTGCATACATGGAAGATAACACGTGTCCTTGACAAGCTGACCTTACCAAT ATGTCACAAGTCCCCCAGATCACTGCAGAAGTACAGTGCTTTGCTGTCAGATGCCGTGCAAAGTGTGCCGCCAGAGCTCCTGGGCTCTCTGTTGCATGAGGAACTGACTGAGCAGAGAGACCGCCAGCTGTTCTCTGAAGGCGCTACCGGGGGCGCTCTGAACTTCATTCCCTTCTCACAAAGTGGAGACTCGCAACATGGCTGTCTTCTCTATCCAGGAAACCAGGGAATGGACCGCCTCA ACTTCCACAGAGTGGAGTTGGATCACCACCGAGACAAATGTTTCTCCATGAACTCCAGTGAAAGCAAGCCATTCAGCTTCCAACTGAAAGGCCCTATCCGACAGATCAGCTCAGCCTCGTTGTTCAACATTT GTTGTGTTTCTGTGAGGTCAGATCATTTGTGTGGCGTTTGGAAATTTAGCGAGAGAGAAGAACCACGTTTGCTGCAAGTTGTTAACACCAAAGAGGTTTTCACTTGTGTTAGTGTCAG TCCTCATATTTTAGGTGAAGTTTTGGTGGCAAGTGAAAGTGGAACAACAAACCTGTGGACTGTTGGGAAAGG GATCCAAAAGGTTTGGGAAGACACCACCAATCTTTACTTTAATGCTAAGTCATCATGGCGATGGTGTGAATTCTCTGCTCATCCTCGGGTGATGCTCTACGCTGACAGGACTGGTGCAGACCTCTGCGATATCAGG GCGAGTCCTTCCTCCAATCAAACACTGTTTCGCATCAGCAGCTCTGCAGAGTGTCAAAGTGGAGAGAGGCTCATCCTCTGCAAATATCTGGCAGATGCTCACCCTTTTCACCATCTCGTCACCACTCAG TACTCAGCCTACATAATGGACGAGCGATTCCCCTGCTTGCCAATGCTAAAGATGGATCACATGATGCAGTCCCCGCCGATGTTCTGTCATATCCTTCCTGGTGTATCCTCATCCTGTAGCGGCACTAGAGCCACTAAGGTCTTACTGGGTTCCCAGAGCTCTCAAGAAATCACACAGCTGCAGTACTCAG GTGGTAGAGCAGAGGTCTGTGTCAGTCTGGGTCCTCCTCAAGCACTGCTTCGGCCTTGTGATAGCCTCAAACACCTTCCTGTCCAGATCCCTCACCGCATGGACACAGCAACTAACAGGCTGTCCTCAGCATCTGCAG gTCTGACCTGTATCCAAAGGAGTGCAAGAGAGGGAAGTAATTCTTGCATCTATGTGCTACAGCTGACAGAGGCAGGCGATATTTTCTACCAGACCCTTGTACATGAACCACAGGAGGATGAAGCCTCACCtgaaaaaacatctaaaaagcAGCCACAACCAACACTGGAAAATGCCACAGAAATGGGGAGCAAATATGAAAAATCTTCTGTGCCTTACATTCCACAGGGAGATTCTCAGTTGATGGTACCTGACACATCCAGCGACGGGGATGTACTCGGGCCAACCCAGGGTGTAGCACCTCACAAATTTGTGCCTGAAACACCAGAGAAGAAAGTCCAAGTTAACGATGTGTACTCGGACACCGGTTCTCAGGATTCAGAGACACGAGGGAAAGGACAAAACCTGAAAAGGTTGAATCTACGGGTACTTGTCAATGACGATACAACCCAGGAACATGTGTTGACTGCAGATGGAGAGGATGAAAATGTGACTAACAATCCAGCCAGTGAGCTGGAGCAGCCAAGCAGGGTTCAGGAGACACCCACCAACATGACTCAGGATAATCTACCTATCCAGCAGACTCCAGTAAAGCTCAGTGAGGATGCTCTCACAACATGGAGACGCTGGCTACAAAAGCTGATGCGCAAGAGCCACAAAAAGAAGCTACGTCCACGTGTCCCGAACCAAGTCACAGTCAAAACCAAGGGCCACCTTAGCCTGTCCAGCgacaaaatgagagaattaTCTGAAGACGGGCATGTGACGAGCATGAGACGTCAATTAAGTGTGTGCATGTCCAAGCGTTCCCTGCTGCTGAGAAGTGATGTCTCCTCAGAGCCTCTGGACGTGATACCATTTCCAGACCAGGTGGACACGGGAGCGTGTACCGACGATCTAAGTCAACGTCTGAGCTTGTCCTGGGGTGGCGAGGAGAAGTGGCAAGGATGGTGGGAAGACCGGCTGGGGCTGAATAGGGAACAAAAGATTGATGCTCTCAAGAGGAAAAGGAAGAGGTATAAGCGAGCAAAGAGCCAATCCAGGGGTCAACAATTTGAGCTCTCTGAGAGCTTCACTTCCTCAGTCAGCTACCATTTAGACACGGATGATTTTTCCAACCTTTCCGGCTGGTCCTCTTCAGCAAGCCAGGGGACATTGTCAGATAAAGGGGAGGAGATGTTATCGCGATCTGAGGGCACAAGAGCGAGTGAGGCGCCAAGAGCCACGTCACCCACCAATGTGCTCAAAGAGGGGGTACTACTTACGCCAGTCATCCTTAGCCAGTCCAAGGCCATCCAACTGGACTCCACTCCATCCAGTCAGAAAAGGAGCAAACGCCCTGGCAAGGACTACCTTGACGCTCTGTTTGGATCACAG